A section of the Malania oleifera isolate guangnan ecotype guangnan chromosome 2, ASM2987363v1, whole genome shotgun sequence genome encodes:
- the LOC131148385 gene encoding zinc finger protein ZAT9-like yields the protein MAAQPETKQVIEPSAGAPASGVRKEEDGGGDVCCVCKKSFRSPKSLFGHMRSHPERSWRGVKPPRSPPADDPSPSASSSDPDDASMEFDEVGFTRSLQPLPRWSRKAKRGGTGVTTSETARTTTACATPSSPSSKLQQSTADSTVFSLLVTLANYSVASSSSQKRKASDFRAQIGSSMEGEAIRTTKGQAFPNGTGGLIDKFRREVFPIEKKQYKCKDCDKLFSNPQALGGHRSSHRSRGVAATATAPCTATTNATESTDEDQWKAPKEALIPPWYLTRGELKSGHENSPGSRCMTGSSSSGGGAEGGSAKIFPFDLNELPAVEEEEEEGEISWN from the coding sequence ATGGCTGCCCAACCTGAAACTAAACAGGTAATTGAGCCCTCCGCTGGAGCTCCGGCCTCCGGCGTACGCAAGGAAGAGGATGGCGGCGGGGACGTTTGCTGCGTCTGCAAGAAAAGTTTCCGTTCACCAAAATCGCTTTTTGGTCACATGAGGTCGCACCCGGAGAGGAGCTGGAGAGGGGTTAAGCCCCCACGGTCGCCGCCGGCGGATGATCCTTCTCCGAGTGCCTCCTCCTCCGACCCAGATGATGCTTCAATGGAATTCGACGAAGTAGGGTTTACTCGATCGTTACAGCCTCTGCCCCGATGGTCGAGGAAGGCCAAGAGGGGAGGCACAGGAGTCACGACTTCAGAAACTGCGAGGACGACGACAGCTTGTGCAACTCCATCTTCTCCGTCGTCGAAGCTGCAGCAGAGTACTGCGGACAGTACCGTTTTCTCCCTTCTGGTGACCCTAGCTAATTACAGCGTAGCTTCTTCGTCTTCGCAGAAGAGAAAAGCTTCGGACTTTAGGGCTCAAATCGGCAGTTCGATGGAAGGAGAGGCGATTCGGACAACCAAAGGTCAAGCTTTTCCGAATGGAACGGGTGGGTTGATTGATAAGTTTAGAAGAGAAGTTTTCCCAATTGAGAAGAAGCAGTATAAGTGCAAGGATTGCGACAAGTTGTTTTCGAATCCTCAGGCCTTAGGGGGACACAGGTCAAGCCACAGATCAAGAGGAGTTGCTGCTACTGCCACTGCTCCCTGTACTGCTACTACTAATGCTACTGAATCCACCGATGAGGACCAGTGGAAAGCGCCGAAGGAAGCCCTAATTCCTCCCTGGTACCTCACCAGAGGCGAGCTCAAGAGCGGTCATGAGAACAGCCCAGGGAGCCGGTGCATGACAGGGAGTAGTAGTAGTGGTGGTGGCGCTGAAGGGGGCAGTGCCAAAATATTTCCTTTTGATTTGAATGAGCTTCCTGCtgtggaggaagaagaagaagaaggagagataTCGTGGAACTGA